A DNA window from Paenibacillus andongensis contains the following coding sequences:
- the rfbG gene encoding CDP-glucose 4,6-dehydratase, whose translation MYDLGFWNGRNVFITGNTGFKGAWLSIWLHRLGSRVTGYALEPDNEWSLFRQSKLDRHIPTVFGDVRDYEKLKRAIGQVEPEIVIHMAAQPIVRESYRDPVGTYSTNVMGTIHLLEAVREVNARKKSIHAILNVTTDKCYENREWMWGYRENEPLGGYDPYSSSKACSELATSAYRCSFFPPERYAEHGVAVATARSGNVIGGGDWAADRLIPDCVRAIISGQPLKLRYPEAVRPWQHVLDPLYGYMLLAERLVKEGPEFAEAWNFGPRDDDMRTVEWMAGHFCKTWGGGASYGLPADRPELHENQLLRLDCSKATGRLGWHPRWNAGQTIDKVVEWTKQYMQREDPYDICLRQIDQHFIAE comes from the coding sequence GGTTTAAAGGGGCGTGGCTCTCCATTTGGCTCCACAGGTTGGGGAGCCGTGTGACTGGGTATGCGCTTGAGCCTGATAACGAATGGAGCCTTTTTCGGCAAAGCAAGCTTGACCGGCATATTCCTACAGTCTTCGGCGATGTCCGTGATTATGAGAAATTAAAGCGGGCGATCGGGCAAGTCGAGCCGGAAATTGTTATTCACATGGCTGCCCAGCCGATTGTGCGGGAATCGTATCGTGATCCGGTCGGGACGTACAGTACGAATGTAATGGGAACTATCCATCTGCTGGAAGCCGTAAGGGAAGTTAATGCTCGCAAAAAGTCAATCCATGCGATCTTGAACGTGACGACGGACAAATGCTACGAAAATCGCGAATGGATGTGGGGCTACCGCGAGAACGAACCGCTTGGAGGCTACGATCCGTACTCCAGCAGCAAGGCATGCTCCGAACTGGCGACGTCCGCATACCGCTGTTCCTTCTTTCCGCCCGAACGTTATGCGGAGCATGGAGTCGCCGTCGCCACGGCTCGCTCCGGCAATGTGATCGGTGGCGGCGACTGGGCCGCAGACCGGCTCATTCCGGATTGCGTGCGGGCGATCATCAGCGGCCAGCCGCTTAAACTCCGATATCCGGAAGCCGTTCGGCCGTGGCAGCATGTGCTCGATCCGCTGTACGGCTATATGCTGCTTGCGGAGCGGTTAGTAAAGGAAGGGCCGGAATTCGCGGAAGCGTGGAATTTTGGTCCGCGCGACGACGACATGCGGACCGTCGAATGGATGGCCGGGCATTTCTGCAAAACCTGGGGAGGGGGAGCCTCCTATGGCCTTCCGGCTGACCGCCCGGAGCTTCATGAAAACCAATTGCTTCGGCTCGATTGCTCCAAAGCGACCGGCAGGCTCGGTTGGCATCCGCGCTGGAATGCCGGCCAAACGATCGATAAAGTTGTAGAATGGACGAAGCAATATATGCAGCGGGAAGACCCCTATGACATTTGTTTGCGGCAAATCGACCAGCACTTTATAGCAGAATGA